The Hydrogenobacter thermophilus TK-6 genome window below encodes:
- a CDS encoding ABC transporter ATP-binding protein has protein sequence MDIIELKGVSKVYRVYKKPADRLKEILLRRSFSYEKVALKDINLKVRKGEALGIVGENGAGKSTLLSIISGVLEPTSGEVKVLGRVAAILELGAGFHPEFTGIENAYMYASLNGLSKGEIDKRLDFIAEFSELGDLLHQPIKTYSTGMVVRLAFSVMIALNPQVFIIDEALSVGDIHFQKKSFDKIKEFKESGGTLIFTTHSTYQITNVCDRAIWIKDGRIQMEGDPFSVVKEYEDYMREKDKIEQEHLQVQRANITHAYIEDFRLSHQEIRPGETLKAWIRIRSKRREKVVLAILFRRNDNELISVYSTKHEGVEIVVNESVNAVFSFPEFPLLHGKYFADAYLLDEAGAVIYDVKSLPFDVPKESVVDLGIFRIKASLELNPIGYSFSKL, from the coding sequence ATGGACATTATAGAGTTGAAAGGAGTCTCAAAGGTTTACAGAGTATACAAAAAACCTGCGGACAGGCTGAAGGAAATTCTGTTAAGAAGAAGCTTTAGCTACGAAAAGGTAGCCCTTAAGGATATAAATCTAAAAGTTAGAAAGGGTGAGGCGCTGGGGATAGTAGGAGAAAACGGCGCAGGGAAAAGCACGCTGCTCTCCATAATATCCGGCGTATTAGAGCCTACTTCAGGAGAGGTAAAGGTGCTGGGAAGGGTGGCTGCTATACTGGAACTGGGTGCAGGTTTTCATCCCGAATTTACCGGTATAGAGAATGCATACATGTATGCTTCTTTAAATGGTCTTTCCAAAGGCGAGATAGACAAAAGACTTGACTTTATAGCCGAGTTTTCCGAGCTGGGTGACCTTCTGCACCAACCCATAAAAACATACTCTACTGGTATGGTGGTAAGGCTTGCCTTTTCCGTGATGATAGCTTTAAATCCCCAAGTCTTTATAATAGACGAGGCTCTATCCGTAGGTGATATACACTTTCAAAAGAAATCCTTTGACAAGATAAAAGAGTTCAAAGAAAGCGGAGGGACGCTTATTTTCACCACCCACTCCACCTATCAGATAACCAATGTATGCGACAGGGCAATATGGATAAAGGATGGCAGGATACAGATGGAGGGCGACCCCTTCTCGGTAGTTAAAGAGTATGAAGATTACATGAGAGAAAAGGATAAGATAGAGCAGGAACACTTGCAGGTGCAGAGGGCTAACATAACTCACGCCTACATAGAGGATTTTAGGCTCTCTCATCAGGAGATAAGACCCGGAGAGACCCTCAAGGCTTGGATAAGAATAAGGTCCAAGAGAAGGGAAAAGGTTGTCCTTGCCATACTTTTTAGGAGAAACGACAATGAGCTAATAAGTGTCTATTCTACCAAGCATGAGGGCGTTGAGATAGTTGTAAACGAGAGTGTAAATGCTGTATTTTCCTTTCCAGAATTCCCGCTACTGCATGGAAAGTACTTTGCAGATGCCTACCTTCTTGATGAGGCTGGGGCAGTGATTTACGATGTTAAAAGCTTACCCTTTGATGTGCCAAAAGAGTCCGTCGTTGACCTGGGCATATTCAGGATAAAGGCAAGTCTTGAGTTAAATCCTATCGGCTATAGCTTTAGCAAACTCTAA
- a CDS encoding NADP-dependent isocitrate dehydrogenase: MLKVESVYRWEGSLKVPQEGKFIKLKEDKSIEVPNFPIIPFIEGDGIGAEIMPAMIHIVNTAVEKAYGGSRNIFWVELLAGDKAEEKTGKRMPEETIEFLKEAVVGIKGPLGTPVGKGGKSLNAILRQSMDFYSAIRPVYWLGQPAPIPNPERVNVAVFRENSDDVYMSIEYMPKEERTQKVRKFFIEEMGVSEYALPEDCGITVKPMSEFKTKRHVRKALRWALQNNKKVVAVVGKGNIMKATEGAFMNWAFEVAKEPEFEGKVITEGEPKDGQVLMVKVITDQMLMQLVLKPEAYHVIITQNLNGDYISDLASALVGGPGFVPSGNIGDGYALFESTHGTAYDIAGKGIANPLSLTLSGAMMLEYLGWKEASELIYSAVKRTIAERLGTPDIANGFRKQGLEAKELTTLEFAKAIADRI; the protein is encoded by the coding sequence ATGTTAAAGGTGGAAAGTGTTTATAGGTGGGAAGGTAGCCTGAAGGTGCCACAAGAAGGAAAGTTTATAAAACTCAAGGAGGACAAAAGTATAGAAGTGCCTAACTTTCCCATCATACCTTTCATAGAGGGGGATGGAATAGGTGCCGAGATTATGCCTGCCATGATACACATAGTAAATACTGCCGTAGAGAAGGCTTACGGAGGTTCAAGAAACATCTTTTGGGTAGAGCTTCTGGCCGGGGACAAGGCTGAAGAAAAGACAGGCAAGCGTATGCCAGAAGAGACTATAGAGTTTTTAAAGGAAGCGGTTGTTGGCATAAAGGGACCTCTTGGCACACCCGTAGGTAAGGGAGGTAAATCTCTCAATGCTATCTTGCGCCAGTCTATGGACTTCTATTCAGCCATAAGACCTGTCTATTGGCTGGGTCAGCCTGCACCCATACCTAACCCCGAGAGGGTCAATGTGGCTGTCTTTAGAGAAAATTCTGACGATGTTTATATGTCCATAGAGTACATGCCTAAGGAGGAAAGGACGCAGAAGGTTAGGAAGTTCTTTATTGAAGAGATGGGAGTGTCCGAATATGCCCTTCCCGAGGATTGTGGCATCACGGTAAAGCCTATGAGTGAGTTTAAGACAAAAAGGCATGTAAGAAAAGCTCTCCGTTGGGCTTTGCAGAATAACAAAAAGGTGGTAGCTGTTGTAGGCAAAGGCAACATAATGAAAGCTACGGAAGGTGCCTTTATGAACTGGGCTTTTGAGGTGGCAAAAGAGCCTGAGTTTGAAGGAAAAGTGATAACGGAGGGAGAGCCAAAAGATGGTCAGGTTTTGATGGTTAAAGTTATCACCGATCAGATGCTCATGCAGCTGGTGTTAAAGCCGGAGGCTTACCATGTGATAATAACTCAAAACCTGAATGGAGATTACATATCTGACCTTGCCTCCGCATTGGTGGGTGGTCCAGGGTTTGTGCCCAGCGGAAACATAGGTGACGGATATGCCCTGTTTGAAAGCACTCACGGAACCGCCTACGACATAGCAGGCAAAGGTATTGCCAATCCTCTATCGCTGACGCTGTCCGGTGCTATGATGCTTGAATACTTGGGTTGGAAAGAAGCCTCCGAGCTTATATACTCCGCAGTCAAAAGGACCATAGCTGAAAGGCTTGGAACGCCGGACATAGCTAACGGCTTTAGAAAGCAGGGATTGGAAGCTAAAGAGCTTACCACCTTAGAGTTTGCTAAAGCTATAGCCGATAGGATTTAA
- a CDS encoding class I SAM-dependent methyltransferase yields MIASIVEEVSKRLDGGLCVELPDGKVLGAGKCKVRIKDKDVIKKVLKDPEMGFGEAYIKGGIEVDGDLESFLVACTCYLREKDEDKSFRNSWGRMLLKYLGLLKFLEGKEVRRHYDLGNDFYQLWLDSSMTYSCAFFSNKDQSLEEAQAEKRSIIYEKLQLTDGDSLLDIGCGWGSIILEAPKLYNIEATGITLSKNQYEYVKSRIESEGLKDRVRVYLMHYEDLPKLDKKFNKVVSVGMFEHVGKGRHRKFFRVVEKVIHEGGLFLLHTIGKVLPESQSRWIRKYIFPGGYIPALTEILEASKGLGFNLIDIDDWRLHYYRTLREWRKRFYQHTRDVVQKHGEEFFRMWELYLVSSAVSFLTGSNHLFQILFSKGVLNNYPIMKRQFIVNNFVV; encoded by the coding sequence ATGATAGCATCCATCGTGGAAGAAGTAAGCAAAAGATTGGATGGGGGTTTGTGCGTTGAGCTTCCCGATGGGAAAGTTTTGGGCGCTGGCAAGTGCAAAGTGAGGATAAAAGACAAAGATGTAATTAAAAAGGTGTTGAAGGACCCGGAGATGGGCTTTGGCGAGGCTTACATTAAGGGAGGCATAGAGGTAGACGGAGATCTTGAAAGTTTTTTGGTAGCATGCACTTGTTATCTGAGGGAGAAAGATGAGGATAAAAGTTTCAGAAATAGCTGGGGGAGGATGCTTCTTAAGTACCTTGGACTTTTGAAGTTCCTTGAGGGAAAAGAGGTGAGAAGGCATTACGACCTTGGTAACGATTTCTATCAGCTATGGCTGGATAGTTCTATGACTTACTCGTGCGCCTTCTTTTCCAATAAAGACCAAAGCCTGGAGGAAGCTCAGGCAGAGAAAAGAAGCATAATTTACGAGAAACTCCAGCTTACCGATGGAGATAGCCTCTTGGACATAGGTTGTGGATGGGGATCCATAATACTTGAGGCACCAAAGCTCTACAATATAGAAGCTACAGGTATAACACTTTCAAAAAATCAGTACGAGTATGTAAAATCTCGCATAGAAAGCGAGGGTTTAAAAGATAGGGTGCGGGTTTACCTTATGCATTACGAGGACCTGCCAAAGCTTGACAAGAAGTTTAACAAAGTGGTCTCTGTTGGTATGTTTGAACATGTGGGAAAGGGAAGGCACAGAAAGTTCTTTAGAGTGGTGGAGAAAGTTATTCATGAGGGGGGGCTCTTTCTTCTTCATACTATAGGGAAGGTTCTGCCAGAGAGCCAGAGCAGGTGGATCAGAAAGTATATATTCCCGGGTGGGTATATACCTGCACTTACAGAGATACTTGAAGCATCAAAAGGTTTGGGTTTTAACCTCATAGATATAGATGACTGGAGGCTTCACTACTATAGAACACTTAGAGAGTGGAGAAAAAGATTTTATCAGCATACCCGAGATGTTGTACAGAAGCACGGTGAGGAATTCTTTCGTATGTGGGAGCTTTATCTTGTTTCTTCCGCCGTCTCATTCCTAACAGGGTCCAACCATCTTTTCCAGATTCTATTCTCCAAGGGTGTTCTCAATAACTACCCGATTATGAAAAGACAGTTTATAGTCAATAATTTTGTGGTTTAA
- a CDS encoding deoxyribonuclease IV, whose product MPSLGIHVSSAGPILKIFERAREVGAEAFQFFLRSPRAWKAKSISQWEIEEFIKLKGSWGPLMVHAPYLINLASSHPELRSKSIEVFLEELKICELLKIEYYNFHPGTAKDVSQEEGLRNIIKGLEEIFSSFIPSYTCVLFENTAGERGDLGKNTQELKRLIEPFKGLKVGVCIDTCHAFAYGYAINTKEGFEAFKGEIDRSIGLDKVKAIHCNDSKVPLGAKKDRHEHIGHGYIGLEGFRLFLKDPYFSQLPYYLETPKVDDWDRKNLQTLRKLLSESH is encoded by the coding sequence ATGCCCAGCTTAGGCATTCATGTATCGTCCGCAGGACCTATTTTAAAAATCTTTGAGAGAGCCAGAGAAGTAGGAGCGGAAGCTTTTCAGTTCTTTTTGAGAAGCCCAAGAGCCTGGAAGGCAAAGAGTATAAGTCAGTGGGAAATAGAGGAGTTTATAAAACTCAAAGGAAGCTGGGGACCTCTAATGGTTCACGCTCCTTACCTTATTAACTTGGCAAGTTCCCATCCGGAGCTGAGGAGCAAATCCATTGAGGTTTTTCTTGAAGAGCTAAAAATATGTGAGCTTTTAAAAATAGAGTATTACAACTTCCATCCCGGCACAGCCAAAGATGTGAGCCAAGAAGAGGGATTGAGAAACATAATAAAGGGCCTTGAGGAGATCTTTTCCAGCTTTATACCTTCTTACACATGCGTGCTTTTTGAAAACACCGCAGGTGAGCGGGGAGACCTTGGTAAAAACACCCAGGAGCTAAAGAGACTGATAGAGCCCTTTAAGGGGCTAAAAGTGGGAGTGTGTATAGATACATGCCACGCTTTTGCATATGGCTATGCCATAAATACGAAGGAGGGTTTTGAAGCTTTTAAGGGTGAGATAGACAGAAGCATAGGTTTAGATAAAGTGAAAGCTATTCACTGCAACGATTCAAAAGTACCGCTTGGTGCAAAGAAAGACAGGCATGAGCATATAGGTCATGGCTACATAGGTCTTGAAGGCTTTAGGCTTTTTTTGAAAGATCCCTACTTTTCACAGCTCCCTTACTATCTGGAAACCCCAAAGGTAGATGACTGGGACAGAAAAAATCTTCAAACTCTGAGAAAACTGCTCTCAGAAAGTCATTAA
- a CDS encoding DHH family phosphoesterase, producing the protein MRHESVPLIDLLKEEKGSILVFSHENPDADTLGSALALYLFLKKKGKNVKVGCKDTVPHFLDFLPHWEEIIRLPTTEVFDVGIVVDASGFYRAGTEVRAIRKVRIDHHIGGEFYGMYDYIDPSAPSTTAIIYQLLKLWDESAIDTEIAQCLYAGLATDTGFFKYSNTSAETFQMAKELVEKGADPHRTYIMFSERESLGKMKLISKVLDTLTLYEDGLVAGIVIYDRFFKETGTTYPDSEGLVNFPRSIEGVEVAFALIEKPDEGVWKVSLRSKERVNVASVASRLGGGGHKYASGCKIRASSASEAINMVLFAIKEELTEPSAQTVQCPA; encoded by the coding sequence ATGCGACACGAGAGTGTGCCTTTAATAGACCTGCTTAAAGAGGAGAAGGGTTCCATACTTGTATTTTCCCATGAGAATCCTGATGCTGATACGCTTGGAAGCGCTCTTGCACTTTATCTGTTTCTTAAAAAGAAGGGTAAAAATGTAAAGGTAGGCTGTAAAGACACGGTGCCTCACTTTCTTGACTTTCTACCTCATTGGGAGGAGATTATAAGGCTTCCAACCACCGAAGTTTTTGATGTGGGCATAGTAGTAGACGCCAGCGGTTTTTACAGAGCAGGTACAGAGGTGAGAGCTATCAGAAAAGTGAGAATAGACCACCACATAGGTGGCGAGTTTTACGGTATGTACGATTACATAGACCCTTCTGCCCCTTCCACCACAGCCATCATTTACCAGCTTCTCAAACTGTGGGACGAGTCAGCTATAGACACAGAGATAGCGCAATGTCTGTATGCGGGACTTGCCACAGATACGGGATTTTTTAAGTATTCCAACACCTCAGCGGAAACTTTCCAGATGGCTAAGGAGCTAGTTGAGAAAGGTGCGGACCCTCACAGGACTTACATTATGTTCAGCGAAAGAGAGTCTCTGGGAAAGATGAAGCTCATATCCAAGGTTCTTGACACTTTAACTCTTTACGAGGATGGACTGGTGGCAGGGATAGTCATCTACGACAGGTTTTTCAAAGAAACAGGCACCACTTATCCTGACAGTGAGGGTCTTGTTAACTTCCCCAGATCCATAGAAGGTGTGGAGGTAGCCTTTGCTCTCATAGAAAAACCCGACGAAGGTGTATGGAAAGTATCTCTGAGGTCTAAAGAGAGGGTCAATGTAGCCAGCGTAGCTAGCAGGCTGGGTGGTGGTGGTCACAAGTACGCATCTGGATGCAAGATAAGAGCAAGCTCAGCAAGCGAAGCTATAAACATGGTGCTTTTCGCAATAAAAGAAGAACTTACTGAGCCTTCCGCTCAAACTGTTCAATGCCCAGCTTAG
- the ileS gene encoding isoleucine--tRNA ligase, which translates to MKDYKDTLNLPKTDFPMKAHLPEREPLILKKWEGLYKKLQKLTSDRPLYVLHDGPPYANGNIHIGHALNKILKDVINKYMLLSGYRVHYIPGWDCHGLPIEQQVEKELQAKNIKKEDISKQEFRKLCREYAKRFVNIQREEFKRLGVLGDWENPYLTMDPAYEACEVRELGKLFHKGLIIRSKKPVYWCIYDKTAEAEAEVEYYDREDPSIYVRLPLKGEENTFFAVWTTTPWTLPANMGLMVGEDYTYVYYQVGKETYIIAEDLVENFQNTTGLKGSITKKVKGKELIGLSYIRPYAEEEGKVYPSEFVELSSGTGIVHMAPGHGREDYIVGLRYGLEPYSPVDDEGRFTQEAPPFLRSVRVFDANRLIVEDLKKRGFLIYEGRITHSYPHCWRCKNPVIFRSTPQWFISMEGKLNGKTLRELSLEEIEKVKWIPSYGKNRIKSMVESRPDWCISRQRYWGVPITVFYCKSCGNVVADKEVFEHVAKLIESSPKGSDIWFELSEKELLPEGYKCPNCGSEDFKKEEDILDVWFDSGSSHACVLRRLGIDTADMYLEGSDQHRGWFQSSLLESVASYSKAPYRAVLTHGFTVDEQGRKMSKSLGNVISPQEIIKQYGADILRLWVVSEDYTEDVKLGKSILQRIVEDYKKIRNTLRFLLANLYDFSPQRSIAYHQLHHFDRWMMSYLQMLLEEIGRFYREYAFHRVYQTIRNFCSVDLSSLYLDVLKDRLYIYAPDSWERLSAQTVLYELAIALTTSIAPFLSFTAEEVWEHLRNIDNRLPESVFMSKIPQSQESLIDRELLKDYEVLGRIREDVMRAIEQARRDKYINHPYEARVFLWGDVSLLEKYQDYLKFYFTVSQVELKEGGKYRLTAESLKGLHIGVDRAKGRKCPRCWVYYPEEEFVGEVCQRCANAIAKTGQRV; encoded by the coding sequence ATGAAGGATTACAAAGACACTCTTAACTTACCCAAAACAGATTTTCCTATGAAAGCTCACCTTCCCGAGAGGGAGCCTCTTATCCTCAAAAAGTGGGAAGGTTTGTACAAAAAACTTCAGAAGCTTACTTCAGATAGACCTCTTTATGTGCTTCACGATGGACCTCCCTACGCCAACGGCAACATACACATAGGACATGCCCTTAATAAGATACTAAAGGATGTGATAAACAAGTACATGCTTCTGTCTGGCTATAGAGTGCATTATATTCCGGGGTGGGACTGCCACGGGCTTCCCATTGAGCAGCAGGTGGAGAAGGAGCTGCAAGCCAAAAACATAAAAAAAGAAGACATAAGCAAGCAGGAGTTTAGAAAATTATGCAGGGAGTATGCTAAGAGATTTGTAAACATTCAAAGAGAAGAGTTTAAAAGACTTGGAGTTTTAGGCGATTGGGAAAATCCGTACCTCACCATGGATCCTGCTTACGAAGCCTGCGAGGTCAGAGAGCTGGGCAAACTTTTCCATAAAGGTCTCATCATAAGAAGTAAAAAGCCCGTTTACTGGTGCATATACGACAAAACTGCTGAAGCAGAAGCTGAAGTAGAGTACTATGATAGGGAAGACCCAAGCATATATGTAAGGCTTCCTTTAAAGGGTGAGGAGAATACTTTCTTTGCTGTGTGGACTACAACACCTTGGACATTGCCGGCCAACATGGGGCTTATGGTAGGGGAGGACTACACTTATGTATATTACCAGGTAGGCAAAGAAACATACATAATAGCGGAGGATCTTGTAGAGAACTTTCAAAACACCACGGGGCTAAAGGGCAGCATTACAAAGAAGGTAAAGGGTAAGGAGCTTATAGGCCTATCTTACATAAGACCTTATGCAGAAGAGGAAGGCAAAGTTTATCCTTCGGAGTTTGTTGAACTCAGCTCCGGTACTGGCATAGTGCATATGGCACCCGGGCACGGTAGAGAAGATTACATAGTGGGACTAAGATACGGTCTTGAGCCTTACTCTCCTGTTGATGATGAAGGAAGGTTTACCCAAGAGGCGCCACCCTTTTTAAGGAGTGTGAGAGTGTTTGATGCCAACAGGCTCATAGTAGAGGATCTTAAAAAGAGGGGGTTTTTGATTTATGAGGGCAGGATCACCCACTCTTATCCCCACTGTTGGAGGTGTAAAAATCCCGTCATATTCAGGTCTACACCTCAGTGGTTTATAAGCATGGAGGGAAAGCTAAACGGCAAAACCTTAAGAGAGCTTTCCCTTGAAGAGATAGAAAAAGTAAAATGGATACCGTCCTATGGAAAAAACAGAATAAAGTCTATGGTGGAGTCAAGGCCAGACTGGTGCATATCAAGGCAGAGATACTGGGGGGTTCCCATAACCGTCTTCTACTGCAAAAGCTGCGGAAATGTGGTTGCGGATAAAGAGGTGTTTGAGCATGTAGCCAAGCTCATAGAAAGCTCTCCAAAAGGCTCTGACATATGGTTTGAGCTTAGCGAGAAGGAGCTTTTGCCTGAGGGTTATAAATGCCCCAACTGTGGTTCTGAGGATTTTAAAAAGGAAGAGGACATACTGGATGTGTGGTTTGATTCTGGCTCTTCTCACGCCTGCGTTTTGAGAAGACTTGGTATAGACACTGCTGACATGTATTTAGAAGGCTCGGACCAGCACAGAGGCTGGTTTCAGTCCTCACTTCTTGAGTCGGTAGCCTCTTATTCAAAAGCCCCTTACAGAGCGGTGCTTACTCATGGCTTTACCGTTGACGAGCAGGGAAGGAAGATGTCCAAGTCTCTGGGTAATGTGATATCTCCTCAGGAAATTATAAAGCAGTATGGCGCTGACATCTTGAGGCTTTGGGTGGTTTCGGAGGATTACACAGAGGATGTAAAGCTTGGAAAGTCCATACTTCAAAGGATAGTAGAAGACTATAAGAAGATAAGGAACACTCTCAGGTTTCTTCTGGCTAATCTCTATGACTTTAGCCCTCAAAGGAGCATTGCCTATCATCAACTCCACCACTTTGACAGGTGGATGATGTCCTACCTTCAGATGCTTCTGGAAGAAATTGGCAGGTTTTACAGGGAGTATGCCTTTCACAGAGTCTACCAGACTATCAGAAACTTCTGTAGCGTGGACCTCTCAAGCCTCTACCTTGATGTGTTAAAAGACAGGCTATATATATACGCTCCTGACTCTTGGGAGAGGCTCTCTGCACAGACAGTCCTTTATGAGCTTGCCATTGCTTTGACTACCAGCATAGCGCCTTTTCTGAGCTTTACCGCGGAGGAGGTGTGGGAACACCTCAGAAACATAGACAACAGACTTCCAGAGAGCGTATTTATGAGCAAGATACCACAGTCACAGGAAAGTCTTATAGATAGAGAACTGCTAAAGGATTATGAAGTCCTTGGCAGGATAAGGGAAGATGTGATGAGAGCCATAGAACAGGCAAGAAGAGATAAATACATAAACCATCCTTACGAAGCCAGAGTTTTTCTCTGGGGAGATGTGAGCCTTTTGGAGAAGTACCAGGACTATTTGAAGTTCTACTTTACTGTGAGTCAGGTGGAGCTGAAAGAAGGTGGAAAGTACAGGCTAACTGCAGAAAGCTTGAAAGGTCTTCACATAGGAGTAGACAGAGCGAAAGGGAGGAAGTGTCCAAGATGCTGGGTTTACTATCCAGAGGAGGAGTTTGTGGGTGAAGTCTGCCAAAGGTGTGCAAACGCCATAGCTAAAACAGGTCAAAGGGTATAA